One Danio rerio strain Tuebingen ecotype United States chromosome 7, GRCz12tu, whole genome shotgun sequence genomic window, CCAGAGTAGACTcagtaaataaatgagaaaaagtgCTGACCAGGACCACTGGAGACCAAGGAGACACGTAGCTGGGTGTAACCACTGGAGACTTAGGGAGGGGACAAAGCATGTGGATAGGTGGAAGGGACCAGCTGAGACAGTGGAGACTAAAGAAGCCAAGGAGTAGCTGGGTGGGACCACAGGAGACTTGGGGGACAAAGGATATGGATAGCTGGAAGGGACCAGCTGAGACTCTGGAAATGAAGAGGACCAGGAGCTGGGCTGGACCAGCAGAGACTCAGGCGATGAAAGAGACCAGGTGTTTTTTGGAACCAGCCGAGACCTGGAAGGCAAAGGAGAGCAGGAGCTGGCCAGGAACAGAAGATACTTAGAgctaaaagaataaataaatagagctgGGGCAGACCAATAGATAGGATGATGAAGGAGATGGAGAGCTGGGCGGGACCAACAGATACTCAGGGGATTAAGTAGATAGAGCTGTGGCAGAGCAGCAGAGAATCGGGGGATGAAGGAGACGGAGAGTTAGAAAGGACATGTGGAGACTCAGTAGATGGAGAGCTGAGGAAAACCAGTAGAGACTCATAAAGTGAAGGAGATGGAGAGTTAGAGTGGGCATGTGGAGACTCAGTAGATGGAGAGCTGAGGAAAACCAGTAGAGACTCATATAGTGAAGGAGATGGAGAGTTAGAGAGGGCATGTGGAGACTCAGGGGATGAAGGAGATAAAGAACTGGGCCAGAACTGGGGAGACTCTGGGCATGAAGGAGTTTGAAAGCTGAGGAAAGCCAGCAGAGATTTCGGGGATGAAAATGGACAGCTGTGTGGGACCAGCGGGCAAACAAGAATCAAGAATCCCTCATTTAGAGAGTCAAAATAAAAAAGGGCTCACTGATTAAGGCAACTGGCTAATCTGAGATAATGCCAAACATCTCATTTTGGTTATGGACAACAAAAGAGGATATCAGCCAAACTACTGGTAGTATATTGTGCTATATTTACATGCACTTAGTCAAAGTTACTGTCAGCCTTTAGATATTGACAAGCTTACATGGCACTGCTCACTGAGGCTGACTACATAGACACTGCAAAGCATGCAAGAAGGTATGGTTCTTCAGGGAGAAATCTCTCTGCTCCAAGTAAAAGAGATGTCAGCTGGACACACAAATGTTTAACACTGGAAAAGGAAACTTAAATGCAAGAGGAAACAACCAAGAAACAACACGTGTACAAACTagtcaaattattaaaaataataataataatataccgTGTTTTATATTGACTTACCAGCTTCACTTAGTTTCTTGTCTAGAGTTTCCTGCAGTTGAGTCAGAGCCGTCCTCAGCATCTCCACACTCACATCAGTGTTTATACTGATCTCAGACCAGTTCCTGCTGTTTGGTGGGCTGCATATGGATGGGTAAATCTACAGCAAGGGAGAGAAGAAATCATTCAGCAGGAGGAGTGTGAGTGTCGCCCTGTAATGTGAGCTGACAGAAATACACTGACCTGTAGGAGCTGAAGATGATCCTCAGTGCTTGAGAGATGATCCAGCTCAGTGTTTCTCATCTTGAGCTCAGTGATTTCCTGCTGCAGCTCTTGAATCAGCTCTTCCTCCTGTTTCTCTGCTGCTTTCTGCTTCTCCTCTATGATCTTCAGCAGCTCGGCCTGACATCTCTCAAGGGAGCGCAGCAGATCACTAAAAAGCTCAACACATGACACTTTCTCCCGTGCTGTGTTTTTCTGAAATGTACAGTTATATTTTAAGGAGAGAAATTTAAACTTCATCCACCAAATATTGAAGATCATTAACTCACCTTCCTGTGTTCTGCTGAGTGTTTGATGTCTTGAATCTTCCCAATTCTGTCCTCGATCATACTCTGTAGATCTTTTTGAGTCTTTATCATCTGAATCTACAGTATATACAGACAGAAGCACACAATTAATTACTTGTTGAGGATTTTAAATCTTCTAACAGAAGATCTTGATCAAATATTTACAACCAAGTTATTGGAGTTTTCCTGTTGTGAGAAACTCATACCTTCTTCTCTTTACTCTCCTCCTCTAGAGGAACAGTGTGGTGAGTCTTGTGGTCTCCGTCAgtgcaaaacacacaaacacacatctgatCATCTCTACAGAACAGCTCCAGAGGTGTGTCATGTTTCTGACAAATATATTCTTTCATATTCTTCACAGGCTCCATTAGTTTGTGTTTCTTGAAGTTCGGGACTCTCCTATGAGGCTCCAGGTGAGTTTCACAGAAAGAGGTCTGACATGTCAGACAGGACTTCATGGCTTTCATCTTTCTCCCATCACAGATGTCACAGAGAACCCCAGATATTCTGAGGCTATACCTTTCATCAAAAAGCTTCACGATGTCTCTAAGTGTCGTGTTGGTTTTGAGCTTGTGTCTTTTACTGAATGTTTCAGTACACAATGGACAGATGCAGTTCTGACTGTTCTCCCAGCTCGTGTTCAGGCAGCTCTTACAGAAGTTGTGTCCACATGGAGTGCTGACGGGATCAGTGAACACATTCCGACACACTGAACAGTGAAGCTCCTCAAACAGAACACTACTGGAGGATGACATAGctgaaaagataaaaaataatgatgaaaATATATCACCTACAATAGTTCTTATCTTCCAATAACAGACTGCTGAAATTCTGTTTTTAACATTAACCCACAAAACTCAAAAAACATGGGCAGATGAAAGTTGTTCTAAGCAAGTGTAGCCCACcggtcttatgctgtgttcacaccagatgtggcatgcacaaataaatcacGATATTTGCGTATAAATAGACGTGTGAACAATTTGAGTTTATTCGCTTCATTTGTGCGTCACATTTGCGTGTCAAATTTACTTTCCAATTGACGCCGATTCGTGTcaaggcttctgtctgcctggtccTCTGgcttgttgctaaatggctagtatggattttattgagaaactagctgtgctttaggaaggctgaaaaacagcgtaaatTTGTTGgcgctgtgtctgagtccactagatactTTCTGAGGTGCACTCAGctctgagttcatcaactcctccagaaactatacctgtatgatggaagctttcagcagtgcttcagactgggccgagcccagtttgatgaactgttgtccagAGGATTTCAccttgggacaccaacaacaggcactacatcataatcagccccctacaagagcaagctcctgattgtttAACGTGGATACCCACTAAAGTACAAATTTTCAAACTTGAGCAAATCGCATGATTCTTGTGTTAAACGTGTCAAGCGCACATAACGCTCAACTCGTgacacaggatgtctattcgcatctttgcagCGACTTAACGCGTTTGATGCTTTATCcaagtctggtgtgaacacagcattacactaCCCACTCGCTccaagctgggatcaaaccgtcgattctttgcatgggagtcgttTGCTCcgacaaggaggctaaagaccgtgGCCTTTAGCGTCtattgctagagcaccttttgagatCAGGAGACTGAGGTTTTATCTGCACAGcatttcactagctggcctccgcccTACTCCGCCATATATTCAACACTCCTAAATCTCACTCCCATCCGAGTCACGGCACaaatgtaacccaccagtcctacaccacccactCCCTCAGAGCTAAAATCAAATCTGTGATTCCTTGCtggggagtcagttgctctaacaaggaggctaaaagtTTTACCTGAACAGCATCTCACTAGCTGTCCTCTGTTACATTTGCCATCACAGCTGGCCTATCTGTACACATTAAAGATTTCAGCTTTGTAAAATGTAGTGTTATCTTGCAGGAAGTAGCCATCACTATATGGGTTTCAGTATGGTCATAAAAGATGACCAGGGTTAGCAGAAAAATGTAGGTAGGCTGTGTCACACAGTTTAAAGCAAGACACAGCAAAATCATATTTGGTATACAGTGCCCAAAATGTGCGGATATTCTCTGCACAATCACAAAGAGACATCGATTCAAAGCAGGGGGGATCCATGCTTTCACGTTGTTTACAGCAATTTCTGTTCTAACCATCTGAATATTATGGTGGTAATGGAATCTAATATGACAAAATGTTCCAGTGACATCCTGTTGTAACGGGAGGAATTACAATATAAGTGGTAGCACACAGTCAGAACACAAATCAACTGAAGCAACAAAATGACAATAGTAGAACTACAAACCTCCGGTCCAGATACAACATCATCAATGATTATTGACTTAGATTTAAGTATTTCCATACTCTGTTCGCTGTACTGGTGATGTTAATATTCAACTGTTCCTTTTTCAGGAATATTAAAAGCATTTCATTTCACATCattaaacccaatcatcacatcCCCAACAACGGTAAGTACTCTGAAGCAACACAAATCACACTCTGTATTAAAACCTAGTATTTTAGTTTTACagtgaattataaaaaatataatttttaatactttacttggt contains:
- the LOC100535633 gene encoding E3 ubiquitin-protein ligase TRIM21 isoform X2, with amino-acid sequence MSSSSSVLFEELHCSVCRNVFTDPVSTPCGHNFCKSCLNTSWENSQNCICPLCTETFSKRHKLKTNTTLRDIVKLFDERYSLRISGVLCDICDGRKMKAMKSCLTCQTSFCETHLEPHRRVPNFKKHKLMEPVKNMKEYICQKHDTPLELFCRDDQMCVCVFCTDGDHKTHHTVPLEEESKEKKIQMIKTQKDLQSMIEDRIGKIQDIKHSAEHRKKNTAREKVSCVELFSDLLRSLERCQAELLKIIEEKQKAAEKQEEELIQELQQEITELKMRNTELDHLSSTEDHLQLLQIYPSICSPPNSRNWSEISINTDVSVEMLRTALTQLQETLDKKLSEAVLRRMQQYAVDVTLDPDTAHPCLILSNDGKQVKDGEINPNIPNNAERFDEFVCVLGKEGFSSGKFYFEVEVKGKTEWDLGVAKGSVNRKGRIIMSPQDGFWTVALRKKNKYWACPCVPLSLRLKPQTVGVFVDYEEGLVSFYDVESRSHMYSFTGQSLFFQSEQLHPFFSPCLYEEGIEPDPDQV
- the LOC100535633 gene encoding E3 ubiquitin-protein ligase TRIM21 isoform X3, producing the protein MSSSSSVLFEELHCSVCRNVFTDPVSTPCGHNFCKSCLNTSWENSQNCICPLCTETFSKRHKLKTNTTLRDIVKLFDERYSLRISGVLCDICDGRKMKAMKSCLTCQTSFCETHLEPHRRVPNFKKHKLMEPVKNMKEYICQKHDTPLELFCRDDQMCVCVFCTDGDHKTHHTVPLEEESKEKKIQMIKTQKDLQSMIEDRIGKIQDIKHSAEHRKKNTAREKVSCVELFSDLLRSLERCQAELLKIIEEKQKAAEKQEEELIQELQQEITELKMRNTELDHLSSTEDHLQLLQIYPSICSPPNSRNWSEISINTDVSVEMLRTALTQLQETLDKKLSEAVLRRMQQYAVDVTLDPDTAHPCLILSNDGKQVKDGEINPNIPNNAERFDEFVCVLGKEGFSSGKFYFEVEVKGKTEWDLGVAKGSVNRKGRIIMSPQDGFWTVALRKKNKYWACPCVPLSLRLKPQTVGVFVDYEEGLVSFYDVESRSHMYSFTGQSLFFQSEQLHPFFSPCLYEEDRWTAGAA
- the LOC100535633 gene encoding E3 ubiquitin-protein ligase TRIM21 isoform X1, whose protein sequence is MSSSSSVLFEELHCSVCRNVFTDPVSTPCGHNFCKSCLNTSWENSQNCICPLCTETFSKRHKLKTNTTLRDIVKLFDERYSLRISGVLCDICDGRKMKAMKSCLTCQTSFCETHLEPHRRVPNFKKHKLMEPVKNMKEYICQKHDTPLELFCRDDQMCVCVFCTDGDHKTHHTVPLEEESKEKKIQMIKTQKDLQSMIEDRIGKIQDIKHSAEHRKKNTAREKVSCVELFSDLLRSLERCQAELLKIIEEKQKAAEKQEEELIQELQQEITELKMRNTELDHLSSTEDHLQLLQIYPSICSPPNSRNWSEISINTDVSVEMLRTALTQLQETLDKKLSEAVLRRMQQYAVDVTLDPDTAHPCLILSNDGKQVKDGEINPNIPNNAERFDEFVCVLGKEGFSSGKFYFEVEVKGKTEWDLGVAKGSVNRKGRIIMSPQDGFWTVALRKKNKYWACPCVPLSLRLKPQTVGVFVDYEEGLVSFYDVESRSHMYSFTGQSLFFQSEQLHPFFSPCLYEEGKYSAPLIISPVNFS